In Nocardia asteroides, the following proteins share a genomic window:
- a CDS encoding heavy metal translocating P-type ATPase, which produces MSDACGCGHDEPTSGEAEEREPEKLWQVTELRAAAIAGVLLLAGLLAGWAGAPRPVELTLEAAALVVGGYTFVPSTLKRLAKGKIGVGTLMTIAAIGAVILGEVGEAAMLAFLFSISEGLEEYAVARTRRGLRALLNLVPEQATVVREGSEIVVAPAELRVGDRMLVKPGERLATDGVITEGHTALDVSAITGESVPVEAGPGDEVFAGSINGNGVLEVRVTADAQDNSLARIVRIVEAEQARKGEAQRLADKIAKPLVPGIMITAAAIAVLGALFGDPATWIERALVVLVAASPCALAISVPVTVVAAIGAASKLGVLVKGGAALEALGKVRTVALDKTGTLTANKPMVVEVATAQGTSREQVLALAAALEARSEHPLARAILAAVDTPHAATDVEAVTGAGLTGRVEDRVVRLGRPGWLESGALAADVQRMQAAGSTAVLVEDDGRVIGAIAVRDELRPEAREVIARLHASGCQVAMLTGDNTLTAKALATEAGIDSVHADLRPEDKARIITDLRAQRFTAMVGDGVNDAPALATADVGIAMGAMGTDVAIETADVALMGEDLRHLPQALDHARRARSIMLQNVGLSLGLITVLIPLALFGVLGLAAVVAVHELAEIVVIANGVRAGRAKALAAAPETTTRPEPVTVGAGK; this is translated from the coding sequence ATGAGCGACGCCTGCGGATGCGGACACGACGAACCCACCAGCGGCGAGGCCGAGGAACGCGAACCCGAAAAGCTGTGGCAGGTCACCGAACTGCGCGCGGCCGCCATCGCCGGTGTGCTGCTGCTCGCGGGTTTGCTCGCCGGATGGGCCGGTGCACCACGCCCGGTGGAACTCACCCTCGAGGCTGCCGCGCTGGTGGTGGGCGGCTACACCTTCGTGCCGTCGACGCTCAAACGCCTCGCCAAGGGCAAGATCGGTGTCGGCACGCTGATGACGATCGCCGCGATCGGCGCGGTGATCCTCGGCGAGGTCGGCGAAGCCGCCATGCTGGCGTTCCTGTTCTCCATCAGTGAAGGTCTCGAGGAATACGCCGTCGCGCGCACCCGCCGGGGTCTGCGCGCCCTGCTGAACCTGGTGCCCGAGCAGGCCACCGTCGTACGTGAGGGCTCCGAAATCGTCGTCGCCCCTGCCGAACTGCGCGTCGGCGACCGCATGCTGGTCAAACCCGGCGAACGCCTGGCCACCGACGGGGTGATCACCGAAGGCCACACCGCACTCGACGTCTCGGCGATCACCGGCGAATCGGTGCCGGTCGAGGCCGGTCCCGGCGATGAGGTGTTCGCCGGATCCATCAACGGCAACGGCGTCCTGGAAGTCCGGGTTACCGCCGATGCGCAGGACAACTCCCTGGCCCGGATCGTGCGAATCGTGGAGGCCGAACAGGCCCGCAAGGGTGAAGCGCAGCGGTTGGCCGACAAGATCGCCAAACCGCTGGTGCCCGGCATCATGATCACCGCCGCCGCGATCGCGGTGCTCGGCGCCCTCTTCGGCGATCCGGCGACCTGGATCGAACGCGCCCTGGTCGTGCTGGTGGCGGCCTCGCCGTGCGCGCTGGCGATCTCGGTGCCGGTCACCGTCGTCGCCGCGATCGGCGCGGCCAGCAAGCTCGGCGTCCTGGTCAAGGGCGGTGCCGCCTTGGAAGCTCTCGGCAAAGTCCGCACGGTGGCCCTCGACAAGACCGGCACCCTGACCGCGAACAAGCCCATGGTCGTCGAGGTCGCCACCGCGCAGGGGACCAGCCGCGAGCAGGTCCTCGCCCTGGCCGCCGCGCTCGAGGCCCGCAGCGAGCACCCACTCGCCCGCGCCATCCTCGCCGCCGTCGACACCCCGCACGCGGCCACCGATGTCGAAGCGGTCACCGGCGCCGGTCTCACCGGCCGTGTCGAGGACCGTGTGGTTCGGCTGGGCCGTCCTGGATGGCTGGAGTCGGGCGCGCTGGCCGCCGACGTGCAGCGAATGCAGGCCGCCGGGTCGACCGCGGTGCTCGTCGAGGACGACGGCCGAGTGATCGGCGCGATCGCGGTGCGCGACGAACTGCGCCCGGAAGCCCGCGAAGTGATCGCGCGCCTGCACGCCTCCGGCTGCCAGGTCGCGATGCTCACCGGCGACAACACCCTCACCGCCAAGGCGCTGGCCACCGAAGCCGGAATCGACAGTGTCCATGCCGATCTGCGCCCCGAGGACAAGGCGCGCATCATCACCGACCTGCGCGCGCAGCGGTTCACCGCCATGGTCGGCGACGGCGTCAACGACGCCCCCGCCCTGGCCACCGCCGACGTGGGCATCGCGATGGGAGCGATGGGCACCGATGTGGCCATCGAAACAGCCGACGTCGCTCTCATGGGTGAAGACCTGCGCCATCTGCCCCAAGCGCTCGACCATGCCCGCCGCGCCCGTTCGATCATGCTGCAGAACGTCGGCCTGTCCCTCGGGCTGATCACGGTGCTGATTCCGCTAGCTCTGTTCGGTGTGCTCGGGTTGGCGGCGGTGGTGGCAGTGCACGAGCTCGCCGAGATCGTCGTCATCGCCAATGGTGTGCGGGCCGGGCGCGCGAAGGCCCTCGCCGCGGCACCGGAAACAACCACCCGGCCCGAACCGGTCACTGTGGGGGCCGGGAAATGA
- a CDS encoding ArsR/SmtB family transcription factor — MTMNQVDDCPGGTTGLDPAVALFHSLSDSTRLSIVHRLAGGEARVVDLMGELGLAQSTVSAHVACLRDCGLVVGRPQGRQVFYSLARPELMDMLAAAETLLAATGNAVALCPNYGTDAAPTTTPETTEEMPA; from the coding sequence ATGACGATGAATCAAGTGGACGACTGCCCGGGCGGGACCACCGGCCTGGACCCGGCGGTGGCGTTGTTCCACAGCCTCTCCGACAGCACCCGGTTGTCGATCGTGCACCGGTTGGCGGGCGGGGAGGCGCGAGTCGTGGACCTGATGGGCGAGCTGGGTTTGGCCCAATCGACGGTGTCGGCCCACGTCGCCTGCCTGCGCGACTGCGGCCTTGTCGTCGGTCGCCCGCAGGGCCGCCAGGTGTTCTACAGCCTGGCCCGCCCCGAGTTGATGGACATGCTCGCCGCCGCCGAAACCCTTCTCGCCGCCACAGGCAACGCGGTCGCGTTGTGCCCGAACTACGGCACCGACGCCGCCCCCACCACAACCCCTGAGACCACCGAGGAGATGCCGGCATGA
- a CDS encoding MMPL family transporter: protein MAINMGLYEDSRDEEELVTTSKSAATITPAAEGKPPGQRRSLLYRWGAVMARHHRAVLTVWVLLLALCALAYPRLEERLGAMDFGVEGSGSAEVDRLVAAHFPQLGAEQSVIVVASPTSTADDPDFRQAVEAAVAAARQVPGVRNVVSPYTGMPAAQISPDRHVALALVGLDGDMAERAAVAREVQDAIPDQQSGIDSR, encoded by the coding sequence ATGGCGATCAATATGGGTCTGTACGAGGACTCCCGGGATGAGGAGGAGCTTGTGACCACAAGCAAATCGGCCGCGACGATCACGCCCGCAGCCGAGGGCAAACCGCCAGGTCAACGCCGGTCGCTGTTATATCGGTGGGGCGCGGTGATGGCGCGACATCACCGGGCGGTATTGACGGTGTGGGTGTTGCTATTAGCACTGTGTGCGCTGGCCTATCCACGGCTCGAGGAGCGGCTCGGGGCGATGGACTTCGGTGTCGAAGGTTCCGGCTCGGCCGAGGTGGACCGGCTGGTCGCGGCACACTTCCCGCAGTTGGGGGCCGAACAGTCGGTCATCGTGGTGGCCTCACCGACCTCGACGGCCGACGACCCCGACTTCCGCCAGGCTGTCGAGGCGGCCGTTGCTGCCGCCCGCCAGGTTCCAGGTGTGCGGAACGTGGTCAGTCCCTACACCGGGATGCCTGCCGCCCAGATCTCACCGGATCGGCATGTGGCCCTCGCGCTGGTCGGGCTCGACGGCGATATGGCCGAACGAGCGGCGGTGGCCCGCGAGGTACAGGATGCGATCCCCGACCAGCAGAGCGGAATCGACTCGCGCTGA